In Streptomyces rapamycinicus NRRL 5491, the genomic stretch GTCGGCCTCCGGGGCGTCCGGGCGCTCCCCGGGACACGCCGGCTGTCCCGCGCGCTGCGGCCGCTGCGGCGCAGTGTGCCGTCCCGCACGTCCTTCCGCGTCGACGAGACCGCCACCGCCGAGTGGATCGCCGAGACCGGTCTGCCGGACGTGGTGCTGCGCCCCCGCCCGGAGCGCTGGCTGAGCGTCGCGCTCATCGTGGACGACGGCCCGTCGATGGCGCTGTGGCAGCAGCTCGCCGCCGAGGTGCGCGGACTGCTGGAGCGGCAGGGCGCCTTCCGCTCCGTACGGACCTACGGCCTGGACAGCTCCCACCAGGACCGACCGGTGCTCAGGGCGCGCCCGTACGCCCCCGGCGCCCCGCGCCGCACCGCCCGCCAGCTCACCGACACCTCAGGGCGCACCGTGATGCTGGTCCTCTCGGACGGAGTGGGCCCGGGGTGGCGCGGTGGCGCGATTCCGCGGCTGCTGCGCCGCTGGGCCCGCCACTCGCCGGTGGCGGTGCTCCAGCCGCTGCCCGCGCGGATGTGGCCGGAGCGCGGTATGCCCACCCAGCGGCTGCTGGTCGACGCGGGCGGCCGTGAGGGGGCGCCCGGCCGCGCGCTGACGGTGCGCCATCCGGTGCTGCCGCGCGGCCTGGTGTCGTACGACGGCATGACACCGGTGCCCGTGCTGGAGCTGGCCGAGGGCGAGCTGGGCAGCTGGGCGGCGCTCACGGGTACCGGTGGCGGCGGTGAGCCGCTGCCGGTGATGCTGCTGGACGGCGCCGAGAAGCCGGTGGCCGCGCGGGCCACGGCCCAGGTCCCCGAGCCGACGGCCGGGGAGCGCCTGCGTCGCTTCCGCGCCGCCTCGCCCGAGGCCCAGCGCCTGGCCGGGGCGCTGGCCACGGTCCATCCGCTGACCCTGCCGGTGATGCGGCTGATCCACCAGTCGGGCGGGGGCCGTGGGGAGCGCTTCCACCCGGCGCAGCTGGCCGAGGTGTTCCTGGGCGGGCTGCTGCGCAGACGGGAGGGGAGCGCGGAGGAGTTCGAGTTCCACCCCGGTGTCGCGGATCTGCTGCTGGACGCGGTCCGGACGTCGGACGCGCTGGAGACGGCGGCGCAGGTCACCGAGTTCCTGCTGCACCGCCAGGGAAGTGGCCCCGAGTTCCGCGCCCGGCTCTCCGGCGACCACGGGGACTCCCGCGTCGCCGAGGAGGCCCGCCCGTTCGCGGCGGCGTCACCGGAGCTGCTGTCGCGGCTCGGGCTGGTGGAGGACGCGGCGGAGGAGGAGCCGCCGGAGCGGGAGGAGCCCGTGCTGCGGCCGGTGGTACCGGCCGCCTTCCCGGCACGCTCGTACACCTCCGAGCAGGTCCAGCCGCCGGTGATCGCGGTGGTGCGGCGGATCGCGGCGGACGACGGGCTGCCGAAGTCGGTGCGTGACTACGTCGACAGGATGCTGACCGAAGCCGATGAGCGGAACGAGGAGACCGGCTGGTGGGGCGTGCGGGTCCTGCCCGACGTGGCCAAGCAGCTCATCGACGCCGGCTGGCCGGAGTACGCGGACGAGCTGCGGGAGACGGCGCGGGAGCAGATCGAGGGGCTCAGATCCCGGGACGACCTCGAATCCCGCAATCTCCGTGGGCATTTGGCGATCACCCTGAACCAGCTCGGGGAGCACGACGAGGCGGAGCGCGAGCTGCGCGCGGTGGTGGCGATCTCGGGGAGGGTGCACGGCCCGGAGGACGACTACACGCTCTTCGCCCGCGGCTATCTCGTCGAGCTGCTGAGCGACGCCGAGCGGACCGAGGCGGCGGAGGAGGAGTGCCGCACGCTGATCGAGGCGTGGGAGCGCCGGGAGGACGACGACCACTGGAGGCATGCCGAGGCCAAGCATCTGCGGCGGGGGCGCCTGCTGTTGGACCTCGGGCGGGTGGCGGAGGCCGAGGAGGAAATCCGGGTCTCGGTATCCATGGCGCGGGAACTGTACGGGCCCACGCATTTCGACACCGTCAACGCACGTGCCTGGCTGTCGACCGCGATGCGGCGGCTGGACCGGCTCGACGAGGCGGAGGCCGAGATGCGGGCGGCGGCCGAGGAGTGCGCCGCGTCGGCGGAGTCGGAGGTGGATTCGCCCCTGTTGACGGCGCTCTTCACGCTCGGCGACCTGCTGAACCTCGGGCGCCGCGATGAAGAGGCGGAGTCGCTCTGGCACGATCTGGTCAACAGGACATCGGCGGGCCTCAGCCCCACCCACTGGCGGGTGCGCCGGGCGCGTCGCAACC encodes the following:
- a CDS encoding tetratricopeptide repeat protein, which gives rise to MIERLCALLEDAGVELSEVELRDVLWFAATTAPARGEGDGDEPPPSRRSAAPAAGAADGEDEAKGAQRQPPGALTPGGPEPGPLVPAGLYAPGAARPAAARPARAVGLRGVRALPGTRRLSRALRPLRRSVPSRTSFRVDETATAEWIAETGLPDVVLRPRPERWLSVALIVDDGPSMALWQQLAAEVRGLLERQGAFRSVRTYGLDSSHQDRPVLRARPYAPGAPRRTARQLTDTSGRTVMLVLSDGVGPGWRGGAIPRLLRRWARHSPVAVLQPLPARMWPERGMPTQRLLVDAGGREGAPGRALTVRHPVLPRGLVSYDGMTPVPVLELAEGELGSWAALTGTGGGGEPLPVMLLDGAEKPVAARATAQVPEPTAGERLRRFRAASPEAQRLAGALATVHPLTLPVMRLIHQSGGGRGERFHPAQLAEVFLGGLLRRREGSAEEFEFHPGVADLLLDAVRTSDALETAAQVTEFLLHRQGSGPEFRARLSGDHGDSRVAEEARPFAAASPELLSRLGLVEDAAEEEPPEREEPVLRPVVPAAFPARSYTSEQVQPPVIAVVRRIAADDGLPKSVRDYVDRMLTEADERNEETGWWGVRVLPDVAKQLIDAGWPEYADELRETAREQIEGLRSRDDLESRNLRGHLAITLNQLGEHDEAERELRAVVAISGRVHGPEDDYTLFARGYLVELLSDAERTEAAEEECRTLIEAWERREDDDHWRHAEAKHLRRGRLLLDLGRVAEAEEEIRVSVSMARELYGPTHFDTVNARAWLSTAMRRLDRLDEAEAEMRAAAEECAASAESEVDSPLLTALFTLGDLLNLGRRDEEAESLWHDLVNRTSAGLSPTHWRVRRARRNRVDRLRGLRRYEEAESEADALVAESFTAVGERHDESFTALRTRALVLDDQGRHDEALAAFRDLLERQTAVLGGEHPNTLSTRHQLAAALGRAGRHEEALAEYTEVLQGRIRVSGPDAQATLVARYSRAGALTRVERVAEAEREYRLTMEGEARVLGPDDPSALLTVFQLAALLRDQERYEESESLFRRVVEGRTRSVGAEARETLVARHSLGNVLNKHGRFAEAETEIRETLAARRRVLGPEGVGTLWTRFNLGTTLKGLGRLDEAEAEWRAVLEISERALGDEHNCTVRTREALAGLRESGDDQPS